From one Conexibacter woesei Iso977N genomic stretch:
- a CDS encoding RNA polymerase sigma factor produces MPERDDAALLVAAARGDERAFETFYRRHLAAVTGFHLRRTGRRELAFDLTAETFAAVVVALDRYDPDRASATTWLFGIAAHKLTDALRRGRVEADARHHLHHAPIALHDEDLERVEELASQGDEQHLAQLLADLPEPQRAALLARVVDERPYDEIAASLATSEAVIRQRVHRGLRRLRDGLEPTA; encoded by the coding sequence ATGCCCGAGCGCGACGACGCCGCCCTCCTCGTCGCCGCCGCGCGTGGCGACGAGCGCGCGTTCGAGACCTTCTACCGCCGCCACCTCGCGGCGGTCACCGGCTTCCACCTGCGCCGGACCGGCCGCCGCGAGCTGGCGTTCGACCTGACCGCCGAGACGTTCGCGGCGGTCGTCGTCGCGCTCGACCGCTACGACCCGGACCGGGCGAGCGCCACGACGTGGCTGTTCGGGATCGCCGCGCACAAGCTGACCGACGCGCTGCGGCGCGGGCGCGTCGAGGCCGATGCGCGCCACCACCTGCACCACGCGCCGATCGCGCTGCACGACGAGGACCTCGAGCGCGTCGAGGAGCTCGCGTCCCAGGGCGACGAGCAACACCTCGCACAACTCCTCGCCGACCTGCCGGAGCCGCAGCGCGCCGCGCTGCTGGCGCGCGTCGTCGACGAGCGCCCCTACGACGAGATCGCCGCGAGCCTGGCGACCTCCGAAGCCGTCATCCGCCAACGCGTCCACCGCGGCCTGCGCCGCCTTCGCGACGGACTGGAGCCCACCGCATGA
- a CDS encoding FadR/GntR family transcriptional regulator, with product MRQRYEQIADRLVDDLRRGVLRPGQRLPGERDLAAQLGVGRASVREALGALAIRGIVETRPGAGSFVTADALERLAAADALRDTPALPADAGPDALLEARRAIEPEIAALAAARGAGEDPDVAALLDEMARSADPRDPEQRRRWSDADRAFHRQLAVVTGNPVLIAVAEHLASLMDQPLWQQLRDESIAVPGRTTLQLAEHRLIAAAIADGDAAAARQHTIQHIDRARRFMALD from the coding sequence GTGCGCCAGCGCTACGAGCAGATCGCCGACCGGCTCGTCGACGACCTGCGCCGCGGCGTGCTGCGCCCCGGTCAGCGACTGCCCGGCGAGCGTGACCTCGCCGCGCAGCTCGGCGTCGGTCGCGCATCGGTCCGGGAGGCGCTCGGCGCGCTGGCGATCCGCGGGATCGTCGAGACGCGCCCCGGCGCCGGGTCGTTCGTCACCGCCGACGCGCTGGAGCGCCTCGCGGCCGCCGACGCCTTGCGGGACACGCCCGCGCTGCCCGCCGACGCGGGCCCGGACGCGCTGCTCGAGGCGCGCCGCGCGATCGAGCCCGAGATCGCCGCGCTGGCCGCCGCCCGCGGCGCCGGCGAGGACCCGGACGTCGCCGCGCTGCTGGACGAGATGGCCCGCAGCGCCGACCCGCGCGACCCCGAGCAGCGGCGCCGCTGGAGCGACGCCGACCGCGCCTTCCACCGCCAGCTCGCGGTCGTCACCGGCAACCCGGTGCTGATCGCCGTCGCCGAGCATCTGGCCTCGTTGATGGACCAGCCGCTGTGGCAGCAGCTCCGCGACGAGTCGATCGCCGTCCCGGGCCGGACCACCCTGCAGCTCGCCGAGCACCGCCTGATCGCCGCCGCCATCGCGGACGGCGACGCCGCCGCCGCGCGGCAGCACACCATCCAGCACATCGACCGCGCGCGCCGCTTCATGGCGCTCGACTGA
- the cobS gene encoding adenosylcobinamide-GDP ribazoletransferase: protein MTALAGPRLAVSFLTVVPTGRVEIADGAWLARAAVWFPVVGAVVGGVAAGTVALGDAAGLSPAVSGAVAIAVAIAFTRGLHEDGLADTADGLGVHGTRERRLAAMKDSAVGAHGALAMAVAVLLAALALASLDATHAARALVAAHVASRAAMVLAAALLPPASATGLGRGLAVSATAAGVAALLGAATLVVAGTPVALLAAAVALVAALGIQRRAFGGRTGDTLGATGKLVEVVVLIALSGAWS, encoded by the coding sequence ATGACCGCGCTCGCCGGACCGCGGCTTGCGGTGTCGTTCCTGACGGTCGTCCCGACGGGGCGGGTCGAGATCGCCGATGGGGCGTGGCTCGCGCGCGCCGCGGTGTGGTTCCCGGTGGTCGGCGCCGTTGTTGGTGGTGTTGCTGCTGGCACGGTGGCGCTGGGCGATGCGGCGGGGTTGTCGCCGGCGGTCTCCGGCGCCGTGGCGATCGCGGTGGCGATCGCCTTCACGCGCGGGCTGCACGAGGACGGGCTGGCCGACACGGCCGACGGGCTCGGCGTCCACGGGACGCGGGAGCGGCGGCTGGCGGCGATGAAGGACTCGGCGGTCGGCGCGCACGGCGCGCTGGCGATGGCGGTCGCGGTGCTGCTCGCGGCGCTCGCGCTGGCGTCGCTCGATGCCACTCACGCTGCTCGCGCGCTGGTCGCCGCGCATGTCGCGTCGCGTGCCGCGATGGTCCTGGCCGCCGCGCTGCTGCCGCCCGCGAGCGCGACGGGGCTGGGGCGCGGGCTCGCCGTCTCGGCGACGGCGGCCGGAGTGGCGGCGCTGCTCGGAGCGGCCACGCTCGTCGTCGCGGGGACGCCCGTCGCGCTGCTCGCGGCCGCGGTCGCGCTGGTCGCCGCGCTCGGCATCCAGCGGCGCGCGTTCGGCGGCCGGACGGGCGACACGCTCGGCGCCACCGGCAAGCTCGTCGAGGTGGTCGTGTTGATCGCGCTCTCGGGGGCGTGGTCGTGA
- a CDS encoding proline racemase family protein — protein sequence MRAARYFAAVDSHTEGMPTRVITGGVPMLPGATMLERKLWFEANMDDLRLLLMREPRGHGAMSGAILQPPTRSDADWGVLFIEVSGCLPMCGHGTIGVATVLVETGMVEVTEPETVVRLDTPAGLVVVRVAVRDGRAMAVTLRNVPAFLAARDQVVEVDGWGRVEYDMAFGGNFYALVDAASVGVGVDPAREDELIACGAAIIDAIDAVARPVHPEDPRISGCHHVVLHEPGREGADAVAATSIHPGWLDRSPCGTGTSARLAQLHARGALGVGEAFVNESVIGTRFTGRVVEETTVGGVAAVVPEITGRAWITGMGQYLLADDDPFPAGFRLG from the coding sequence ATGAGAGCGGCGCGCTACTTCGCGGCGGTCGACTCCCACACGGAGGGCATGCCGACGCGGGTCATCACCGGCGGCGTGCCGATGCTGCCGGGCGCGACGATGCTCGAGCGCAAGCTGTGGTTCGAGGCCAACATGGATGACCTGCGCCTCCTGCTGATGCGCGAGCCGCGCGGCCACGGCGCGATGAGCGGCGCGATCCTGCAGCCGCCGACGCGTTCCGATGCGGACTGGGGCGTGCTGTTCATCGAGGTCTCGGGCTGCCTGCCGATGTGCGGGCACGGGACGATCGGCGTCGCGACCGTGCTCGTCGAGACCGGGATGGTCGAGGTCACCGAGCCGGAGACCGTGGTGCGGCTGGACACGCCCGCGGGGCTCGTCGTCGTCCGGGTCGCGGTGCGCGACGGGCGGGCGATGGCCGTGACGCTGCGCAACGTCCCGGCGTTCCTGGCCGCGCGCGACCAGGTCGTGGAGGTCGACGGCTGGGGCCGCGTCGAGTACGACATGGCCTTCGGCGGCAACTTCTACGCGTTGGTCGACGCGGCGTCCGTAGGCGTAGGGGTCGATCCGGCGCGCGAGGACGAGCTGATCGCGTGCGGCGCGGCGATCATCGACGCGATCGACGCGGTCGCCCGGCCCGTGCATCCGGAGGACCCGCGGATCAGCGGCTGCCACCACGTCGTGCTGCATGAGCCCGGGCGCGAGGGCGCGGACGCCGTGGCGGCGACCTCGATCCACCCTGGCTGGCTGGACCGCTCGCCGTGCGGGACCGGGACGAGCGCGCGGCTGGCGCAGCTGCACGCGCGCGGCGCGCTCGGCGTCGGCGAGGCGTTCGTCAACGAGTCGGTGATCGGGACGCGGTTCACCGGCCGGGTCGTCGAGGAGACGACGGTCGGCGGCGTCGCCGCGGTGGTCCCGGAGATCACGGGCCGCGCGTGGATCACCGGCATGGGCCAGTACCTGCTGGCCGACGACGACCCGTTCCCGGCGGGCTTCCGGCTCGGATGA
- a CDS encoding histidine phosphatase family protein, translating to MSLRVLFICHAATPDTRRAVFGGDGPLLDGAARRVADLAAHLPRARAVARSGAACCEETTEALGLLDGAAVDPAVGDWDFGSWRGLSLAEVEARDAEGVVAWRMQPGHAPHGGESLVDVLARVRSWLEALDGEGVRIVVTHPSVIRAAVVCGLEVPEEAFWTIDIAPTSVTELRRRGTRWRVARINWEPALFRDPRPTARPAPAEVQG from the coding sequence GTGAGCCTCCGGGTCCTCTTCATCTGCCACGCGGCGACGCCCGACACGCGCCGTGCGGTCTTCGGCGGCGATGGTCCGCTGCTCGACGGCGCCGCGCGCCGGGTCGCCGACCTGGCCGCGCACCTACCGCGTGCCCGCGCGGTCGCGCGGTCCGGCGCCGCGTGCTGTGAGGAGACCACCGAGGCCTTGGGGTTGCTCGACGGCGCGGCCGTCGATCCGGCGGTCGGCGACTGGGACTTCGGGAGCTGGCGGGGGCTGTCGCTGGCCGAGGTCGAGGCCCGCGATGCCGAGGGCGTCGTCGCCTGGCGGATGCAGCCCGGCCACGCGCCGCACGGGGGCGAGTCGCTTGTTGATGTCCTTGCTCGCGTCCGCTCGTGGCTGGAGGCGCTGGACGGCGAGGGCGTCCGGATCGTCGTCACGCACCCGTCGGTGATCCGCGCCGCGGTCGTCTGCGGCCTGGAGGTCCCCGAAGAGGCGTTCTGGACGATCGACATCGCGCCCACCTCCGTCACCGAGCTCCGCCGCCGCGGCACCCGCTGGCGCGTCGCCCGCATCAACTGGGAGCCCGCGCTCTTCCGCGACCCGCGCCCGACCGCCCGCCCGGCACCGGCCGAGGTGCAGGGATGA
- a CDS encoding dihydrodipicolinate synthase family protein — translation MRFPGIIPAATTPFTADDQVDVEALKANLKALFDGGCTGVVATGTMGEAGQLSDPERALVVETCVAAARERPDAAGFVVVGISAGSTAAAVANARGAVAAGADAVMCLPPLHYPGTLAELVAFYRAIDAASGELPIMLYNNPGASGVDLAPEVIGAIAAEVPGVVAVKECSGDARRIAALIGLGRLEILVGGDDWALEGFAAGAAGWVSGVANVVPAECVELLRLVETGQLAEARTLYQRLLPLSRLDMTPHLVQYFKGAMDAVGRTGGVSRGPRGPLDAEQQAILDAAVAALRA, via the coding sequence ATGCGCTTCCCCGGGATCATCCCCGCCGCCACCACGCCGTTCACCGCCGACGACCAAGTTGATGTGGAGGCGTTGAAGGCCAACCTGAAGGCCTTGTTCGACGGCGGCTGCACCGGCGTCGTCGCCACCGGCACGATGGGCGAGGCCGGCCAGCTCAGCGACCCCGAGCGCGCGCTGGTCGTGGAGACGTGCGTGGCCGCGGCGCGCGAGCGCCCGGACGCCGCGGGCTTCGTGGTCGTCGGCATCTCGGCGGGCTCGACCGCCGCGGCGGTGGCCAACGCGCGCGGCGCGGTCGCCGCGGGCGCCGACGCCGTGATGTGCCTGCCGCCGCTGCACTACCCGGGCACGCTGGCCGAGTTGGTGGCCTTCTACCGCGCGATCGACGCGGCGTCGGGCGAGCTGCCGATCATGCTGTACAACAACCCGGGCGCGTCGGGCGTCGACCTCGCGCCCGAGGTGATCGGCGCGATCGCCGCCGAGGTGCCGGGCGTCGTGGCGGTCAAGGAGTGCAGCGGCGACGCGCGGCGGATCGCGGCGCTGATCGGCCTCGGGAGGCTGGAGATCCTGGTCGGCGGCGACGACTGGGCGCTGGAGGGCTTCGCGGCCGGCGCGGCGGGCTGGGTCTCGGGCGTCGCGAACGTGGTCCCGGCCGAGTGCGTCGAGCTCCTGCGGTTGGTCGAGACCGGCCAGCTCGCCGAGGCGCGGACGTTGTACCAGCGGTTGCTTCCGCTCTCGCGCCTGGACATGACGCCGCACCTGGTCCAGTACTTCAAGGGCGCGATGGACGCGGTCGGACGCACCGGCGGCGTGTCGCGCGGGCCGCGCGGGCCGCTGGACGCCGAGCAGCAGGCGATCCTGGACGCGGCGGTCGCGGCGCTGCGCGCATGA
- a CDS encoding aldehyde dehydrogenase (NADP(+)), which translates to MSATIKAIDPRTGASNAEYPEGTRADVDAAVAAAARVAHDPALADADRRAALLRGIADGLEQRQGEVIALAGAESGLPEARLTGELARTAGQLRAFADVIAAGDHHDAIIDTAKPDATPPQPDIRRTTIPIGPVAVFGASNFPLAFSTAGGDTASALAAGCPVVVKGHPAHPGTTTLVAEIINNAVADAGLPEGTFGHVLAASHDVAGALVEHPEIRAVAFTGSGAGGRALMDRAAARPVPIPVYAEMGSLNPVVVTEAAIAARTDAIVEALTGAIANFGGQLCTKPGLVLVPAGDAGSAFTAALTAAIDARDREVLLADSVRNGLARGLQALESAPGVTKLTDAEAIDRGAGFHARPALYQAAAADLGMLDTLAEEHFGPAAIVLTYNSIDEATTALIRAGGQLTATIHAQPQDHAELQPLVDAATRVAGRVVFDGVPTGVSVTWGMHHGGPYPAASDGGAHTSVGMTALRRFRRPVTYQDAPQELLPPELRDGNPMNITRRVDGVLRS; encoded by the coding sequence ATGAGCGCGACGATCAAGGCCATCGATCCCCGGACCGGTGCGAGCAACGCCGAGTACCCGGAGGGGACCCGCGCCGACGTCGATGCCGCCGTCGCCGCGGCCGCCCGTGTCGCGCACGACCCCGCGCTGGCCGACGCGGACCGCCGCGCCGCGCTGCTGCGCGGGATCGCCGACGGCCTGGAGCAGCGTCAAGGCGAGGTCATTGCCTTGGCCGGCGCCGAGTCCGGGCTGCCCGAGGCGCGCCTGACCGGCGAGCTGGCCCGCACCGCCGGGCAGCTGCGCGCGTTCGCCGATGTGATCGCGGCGGGCGACCACCACGACGCGATCATCGACACCGCCAAGCCGGACGCCACGCCGCCGCAGCCCGACATCCGCCGCACGACGATCCCGATCGGGCCGGTCGCGGTCTTCGGCGCCTCGAACTTCCCGCTCGCGTTCAGCACGGCCGGGGGCGACACCGCCAGCGCGCTCGCCGCCGGTTGCCCGGTCGTCGTCAAGGGCCACCCGGCGCACCCGGGCACGACGACGCTCGTCGCCGAGATCATCAACAACGCGGTGGCCGACGCCGGGCTGCCCGAGGGCACGTTCGGCCACGTCCTCGCCGCCTCGCACGACGTCGCGGGTGCGCTCGTCGAGCACCCGGAGATCCGGGCCGTCGCCTTCACCGGCAGCGGCGCGGGCGGCCGCGCGCTGATGGACCGCGCCGCCGCGCGGCCGGTCCCGATCCCGGTCTACGCCGAGATGGGGTCCTTGAACCCGGTCGTCGTCACCGAGGCCGCGATCGCCGCCCGGACCGACGCGATCGTCGAGGCGCTGACCGGCGCGATCGCCAACTTCGGCGGCCAGCTCTGCACGAAGCCGGGCCTCGTCCTGGTCCCGGCGGGCGACGCCGGCAGCGCCTTCACCGCGGCGCTGACCGCCGCGATCGACGCGCGCGACCGCGAGGTCCTGCTCGCCGACTCGGTCCGCAACGGCCTGGCTCGCGGCCTGCAGGCGCTGGAGTCCGCGCCCGGCGTGACGAAGCTGACCGACGCCGAGGCGATCGACCGCGGCGCCGGCTTCCATGCGCGCCCGGCGCTCTACCAGGCCGCGGCCGCCGACCTCGGGATGCTCGACACGCTCGCCGAGGAGCACTTCGGCCCGGCCGCGATCGTGTTGACCTACAACTCGATCGACGAGGCCACGACCGCGCTGATCCGGGCCGGCGGCCAGCTGACCGCGACGATCCACGCGCAGCCGCAGGACCACGCCGAGCTGCAGCCGCTGGTCGACGCCGCGACCCGCGTCGCCGGCCGCGTCGTCTTCGACGGCGTCCCGACCGGCGTGTCGGTGACCTGGGGCATGCACCACGGTGGCCCCTACCCGGCGGCCTCCGACGGCGGCGCGCACACCTCGGTCGGGATGACCGCGCTGCGCCGCTTCCGCCGTCCGGTCACCTACCAGGACGCGCCGCAGGAGCTGCTGCCGCCGGAGCTGCGGGACGGCAACCCCATGAACATCACGCGCCGCGTCGACGGCGTGCTGCGCAGCTAG
- a CDS encoding cobyric acid synthase: MSGALLVCGTASDAGKSLVTAGICRSLARRGVRVAPFKAQNMANNSAVTASGAEIGRAQAMQAAACGIEPEAAMNPVLIKPAGETSSQVLLMGRPYANATARSYQELKASLEQPVLDALSGLRERFDAVICEGAGSPAEINLRSRDLANMGLARAADLPVLLVGDIDRGGVFAQLVGTLAVLDAADQRHIAAFLINKFRGDATVLAPGLDMLHDLTGRCSLGTLPWREGLWLDAEDSLALQAPQLAPAPPVGADTLDVAVVRLRHISNFTDVDALAAEPGVGVRFTRSAVDVERADLVVIPGSKATVADLQQLRADGLDRALLRRARAGAPILGVCGGYQLLGERISDDVESRAGVVDGLGLLPIATTFHPNKLLRRQSGTGAAAPLGGAAVSGYEIRHGDPQPVAAGSVAGEPLITTASGEPEGWLTGAVAGTSWHGLLEGDAVRRALLRWVADARGRDWLPGDVPFAAVRERRLDVLGDLIDEHVDRDALDALLAGGVPEGLPTLDLHRRTTACSAS; this comes from the coding sequence GTGAGCGGGGCGCTGCTCGTCTGCGGCACGGCGTCGGACGCCGGCAAGTCGCTGGTCACCGCCGGCATCTGCCGCTCGCTCGCGCGGCGCGGCGTGCGGGTCGCGCCGTTCAAGGCCCAGAACATGGCCAACAACTCGGCGGTCACGGCGTCCGGTGCCGAGATCGGGCGTGCGCAGGCGATGCAGGCCGCCGCCTGCGGGATCGAGCCCGAGGCCGCGATGAACCCCGTGTTGATCAAGCCCGCGGGGGAGACGTCGTCGCAGGTCCTGCTGATGGGCAGGCCCTACGCCAACGCGACCGCGCGCTCCTACCAGGAGCTGAAGGCGTCGCTGGAGCAGCCGGTGCTCGACGCGCTCTCGGGTCTGCGCGAACGCTTCGACGCGGTCATCTGCGAGGGCGCCGGCTCGCCCGCCGAGATCAACCTCCGCAGCCGCGACCTCGCCAACATGGGCCTCGCGCGCGCCGCCGACCTCCCGGTCCTGCTCGTCGGCGACATCGACCGCGGCGGCGTCTTCGCCCAGCTCGTCGGCACGCTCGCGGTCCTCGACGCCGCCGACCAGCGTCACATCGCGGCGTTCCTCATCAACAAGTTCCGCGGCGACGCGACGGTCCTGGCGCCCGGCCTCGACATGCTCCACGACCTCACCGGCCGCTGCTCGCTCGGCACGCTGCCGTGGCGCGAGGGCCTGTGGCTCGACGCCGAGGACTCGCTGGCGCTCCAAGCACCCCAACTCGCTCCGGCGCCGCCGGTCGGGGCCGACACGCTCGACGTCGCCGTCGTGCGCCTGCGCCACATCTCGAACTTCACCGACGTGGACGCGCTCGCCGCCGAGCCCGGCGTCGGCGTGCGCTTCACGCGCTCCGCGGTCGACGTCGAGCGCGCCGACCTCGTGGTCATCCCGGGGTCGAAGGCGACCGTCGCCGACCTGCAGCAGCTGCGCGCCGACGGCCTCGACCGCGCGCTGCTCCGCCGCGCACGCGCGGGCGCGCCGATCCTCGGCGTCTGCGGCGGCTACCAACTCCTGGGGGAACGCATCAGCGACGACGTCGAGTCGCGCGCGGGCGTTGTCGATGGCCTTGGGTTGCTCCCCATCGCCACGACGTTCCACCCCAACAAGCTGCTGCGCCGCCAGAGCGGGACCGGGGCCGCGGCCCCGCTCGGCGGCGCGGCCGTCTCCGGCTACGAGATCCGGCACGGCGATCCTCAGCCCGTCGCCGCCGGATCCGTAGCCGGAGAGCCGCTGATCACGACCGCGTCCGGCGAGCCCGAGGGCTGGCTCACCGGCGCGGTCGCCGGGACCTCCTGGCACGGCCTGCTCGAGGGCGACGCGGTCCGCCGCGCGCTCCTGCGCTGGGTCGCCGACGCCCGCGGCCGGGACTGGCTGCCGGGCGACGTCCCGTTCGCCGCCGTCCGCGAGCGCCGCCTCGACGTTCTCGGCGACCTCATCGACGAGCACGTCGACCGCGACGCGCTCGACGCGCTGCTGGCCGGCGGCGTTCCCGAAGGCCTTCCGACCCTCGACCTCCACCGGAGGACCACCGCATGCTCCGCGTCCTGA
- a CDS encoding histidine phosphatase family protein, with translation MTEQERYPQRSWALPADATEILLVRHGASQDAIPGEPFELVDGHADPALSPIGQQQAQLVGARLAQQPPDALFITSLRRTAETAQPLVDATGLQPTTIPELSEVHLGEWEGGELRVRSAKGDPLVAEIFATQRWDVIPGAEPADDFAARVRTGIDRVVELTGPGRTAAAVVHGGVIGELARQATGAPRLAFVHAENTSISHLVVFGDGRWLLRSFNDTSHLVPGA, from the coding sequence ATGACCGAGCAAGAGCGCTATCCGCAGCGGTCGTGGGCCCTCCCGGCCGACGCCACCGAGATCCTCCTGGTCCGCCACGGCGCGTCCCAGGACGCGATCCCGGGCGAGCCGTTCGAGCTGGTCGACGGCCACGCGGACCCCGCGCTGTCGCCGATCGGGCAACAGCAAGCACAACTCGTCGGCGCCCGGCTGGCCCAGCAGCCGCCGGACGCGTTGTTCATCACCTCGCTGCGCCGGACCGCCGAGACCGCGCAGCCGCTGGTCGACGCGACCGGCCTGCAGCCGACGACGATCCCGGAGCTCTCCGAGGTCCACCTCGGCGAGTGGGAGGGCGGCGAGCTGCGCGTCCGCTCCGCCAAGGGCGACCCGCTCGTCGCCGAGATCTTCGCGACCCAGCGCTGGGACGTCATCCCCGGCGCCGAGCCCGCCGACGACTTCGCCGCGCGCGTCCGGACCGGGATCGACCGCGTGGTCGAGCTGACCGGGCCCGGACGCACCGCCGCCGCCGTGGTCCACGGCGGCGTGATCGGCGAGCTGGCGCGGCAGGCGACCGGCGCGCCCCGGCTGGCGTTCGTCCATGCCGAGAACACGTCGATCTCCCACCTCGTCGTCTTCGGCGACGGCCGCTGGCTGCTGCGCAGCTTCAACGACACGTCGCACCTGGTCCCCGGCGCCTAG
- a CDS encoding DUF3817 domain-containing protein codes for MQSSPRKLLNQILVVGIADALLLVVLVYFAFIDRSDNAVHVLGPIHGLGFIALVLLTANGALQRLWGWWFPALVVVTGGPIGSIAGDLILRPKVRETA; via the coding sequence ATGCAGTCCTCACCCCGGAAGCTCCTGAACCAGATCCTCGTCGTCGGCATCGCCGACGCGCTCCTGCTCGTCGTGCTCGTGTACTTCGCGTTCATCGACCGCAGCGACAACGCCGTCCACGTCCTCGGCCCGATCCACGGCCTCGGCTTCATCGCCCTCGTGCTGCTGACCGCCAACGGCGCGCTGCAGAGGCTCTGGGGCTGGTGGTTCCCGGCGCTCGTCGTCGTCACCGGCGGCCCGATCGGCTCGATCGCGGGCGACCTGATCCTGCGCCCGAAGGTCCGCGAGACCGCCTGA
- a CDS encoding NAD(P)/FAD-dependent oxidoreductase — MTYDVAVVGAGIVGCATAWECARRGMSVVLLDRGEVSGGTTGLGEGNVLCSDKDAGPELALTVLGRELYGELEELLGAAARIRRKGALIVHPLAETWAAEPARAERLRAAGVECFMLDGAEAVRAVEPRLTGPLHGALHVPGDLQCDPRAIARGLARIAAEEHGAAVRTGAEVARVEDGAVLLRGGERVAARHVVLAAGPWTRPLAEGMGIALPLEPRKGQLSRFRLPVPDAEFLKHKIVDGSYLLSVTSTGTAREISTVVETTYDGHVIIGSTRERSGFDPSVDLALEQEVQQRAARLVPEIATLQRDDAWVGFRPWLPDHLPAIGQARDGVWIATGHEGAGVALGPITGRIIAGALAGEPPPLDLSPFAPGRFA, encoded by the coding sequence ATGACCTACGACGTCGCGGTCGTCGGCGCCGGCATCGTCGGCTGCGCGACGGCCTGGGAGTGCGCGCGCCGGGGCATGTCGGTGGTGTTGCTCGACCGCGGTGAGGTCAGCGGCGGGACGACCGGCCTCGGCGAGGGCAACGTGCTCTGCTCCGACAAGGACGCGGGACCGGAGCTGGCGCTGACCGTGCTCGGCCGTGAGCTGTACGGCGAGTTGGAGGAGTTGCTCGGCGCCGCGGCGCGGATCCGGCGCAAGGGCGCGCTGATCGTGCATCCGCTGGCCGAGACGTGGGCGGCCGAGCCGGCGCGTGCGGAGCGGCTGCGCGCCGCGGGAGTCGAGTGCTTCATGTTGGACGGCGCGGAGGCGGTCCGGGCTGTCGAGCCGCGCCTGACGGGCCCGCTGCACGGCGCGCTCCACGTCCCGGGCGACCTGCAGTGCGACCCGCGCGCGATCGCCCGCGGGCTGGCGCGGATCGCGGCGGAGGAGCACGGCGCGGCGGTCCGGACCGGCGCGGAGGTGGCGCGCGTGGAGGACGGCGCGGTGCTGCTGCGCGGCGGCGAGCGCGTCGCGGCGCGGCACGTCGTGCTCGCCGCCGGGCCGTGGACGCGGCCGCTGGCGGAAGGCATGGGCATTGCCTTGCCGCTCGAACCGCGCAAGGGTCAGCTCTCGCGCTTCCGCCTCCCGGTGCCCGACGCCGAGTTCCTGAAGCACAAGATCGTCGACGGCAGCTACCTGCTGTCGGTCACGAGCACCGGCACCGCGCGCGAGATCTCGACCGTCGTCGAGACCACCTACGACGGCCACGTGATCATCGGCTCGACGCGCGAGCGCTCCGGCTTCGACCCGTCGGTCGACCTCGCGCTGGAGCAGGAGGTACAACAACGCGCGGCGCGCCTGGTCCCGGAGATCGCGACGCTGCAGCGCGACGACGCGTGGGTCGGCTTCCGGCCCTGGCTCCCCGACCACCTGCCCGCGATCGGGCAGGCGCGCGACGGCGTCTGGATCGCCACCGGCCACGAAGGCGCGGGCGTCGCGCTCGGGCCGATCACCGGCCGGATCATCGCGGGCGCGCTGGCCGGCGAGCCACCACCCCTCGACCTCTCCCCCTTCGCGCCGGGCCGCTTCGCCTAG